A genomic segment from Thermodesulfobacteriota bacterium encodes:
- a CDS encoding heparin lyase I family protein — protein MPSFTLTFLRSGALLTACLMPMLLAACGSDVDPVATAQAVEQSQSAALTGSTATTQKSATSATKDTPSTSGADNTAAIPDSRDSRVIYWIDPRQTYAEGRKWNAATQVSGPNQVLADVQEPGIIGLGSDYALSRVADPLDPTKAAFRHRIAEAFPTWGTVGARRSEISADWSSKGATVMRGVDYWIAFAVKFEPDMFGSGNGGASLMDFHQVPDSGENWLPSSLSMYSGDNDISFVVRWDSGQPTVASNPPSKSLWSESAPSTTQWHRFVMKVRLNWDAAQKPYVRIWRAVGNGPVQLIVSHDGPNDYNNNAPYIPQKFGLYRWDDWSGKPTRTMYTKGFYVIKDQPGSPALDEHVLMSLLGKI, from the coding sequence ATGCCAAGCTTCACGCTTACGTTCTTGCGGAGCGGAGCTCTGCTGACCGCTTGCCTGATGCCCATGCTGTTGGCGGCCTGCGGTTCTGACGTCGATCCCGTGGCGACTGCGCAAGCTGTGGAGCAGAGCCAGAGCGCGGCGCTGACGGGGTCCACGGCGACGACACAGAAATCGGCCACAAGTGCAACGAAAGATACGCCGTCGACGAGCGGTGCTGACAACACTGCTGCAATACCGGATAGCCGGGATTCGCGAGTCATCTACTGGATCGATCCTCGCCAGACGTACGCAGAAGGCCGCAAATGGAACGCAGCCACCCAGGTGTCTGGACCAAACCAGGTTCTCGCCGACGTACAGGAACCCGGGATCATCGGATTGGGTAGCGACTACGCGCTCTCGAGGGTGGCCGATCCCCTGGATCCGACCAAGGCGGCGTTCCGACACCGGATTGCCGAGGCATTTCCGACATGGGGCACAGTAGGGGCACGCCGAAGCGAAATCTCCGCCGATTGGAGCAGCAAAGGCGCTACGGTAATGCGCGGCGTCGACTACTGGATAGCATTCGCCGTGAAGTTCGAACCCGACATGTTCGGCAGCGGCAACGGCGGTGCATCTCTTATGGATTTCCACCAAGTGCCGGACAGCGGTGAAAACTGGTTGCCATCCTCGCTGTCAATGTACTCGGGCGATAACGATATTTCATTCGTGGTGCGATGGGATTCCGGGCAGCCCACCGTCGCGTCGAACCCTCCAAGCAAATCCCTGTGGAGCGAGAGCGCGCCCTCGACCACGCAATGGCATCGCTTCGTCATGAAGGTGCGCCTGAATTGGGATGCTGCGCAGAAGCCCTACGTTCGGATATGGCGTGCAGTCGGAAACGGGCCCGTGCAACTAATCGTCAGCCACGATGGCCCAAATGACTACAACAACAACGCGCCGTACATACCCCAGAAATTCGGCCTGTATCGATGGGACGATTGGTCCGGAAAGCCGACGCGAACGATGTATACCAAAGGATTCTATGTGATCAAGGATCAGCCAGGATCTCCAGCCCTCGACGAACACGTCCTCATGAGTCTGCTCGGAAAGATCTGA